One Mycobacteriales bacterium DNA window includes the following coding sequences:
- a CDS encoding DUF2891 family protein → MSAAGWDDERRQLLTAGAGDLAGVALANVVREYPRCEFHWQIEGEHIPTPRRLHPSFYGSLDWHSCVEMFWVLVRLLRCHPDLVPGAEIRRTLNEHLTAPALAAEAALFTPATVTDPSDGLIAHLHGLNLHRAWCWQRLALAVPADDDRIVAMLSATRGHTHAPLLQSTDSVYGVEHFLAYYALRLLS, encoded by the coding sequence GTGAGCGCTGCGGGCTGGGATGACGAACGCCGTCAGCTGCTGACGGCCGGCGCCGGTGACCTGGCCGGGGTCGCGTTGGCGAACGTCGTACGCGAGTACCCGCGTTGCGAGTTTCACTGGCAAATCGAGGGCGAGCACATCCCTACACCGCGGCGGCTGCACCCGTCCTTCTACGGCAGTCTGGACTGGCATTCCTGTGTGGAGATGTTCTGGGTGCTGGTGCGCCTCCTGCGATGCCATCCCGACCTCGTACCGGGCGCCGAGATCCGTCGCACGCTCAACGAGCATTTGACCGCCCCGGCGCTGGCGGCCGAGGCCGCCCTTTTCACACCGGCGACCGTGACCGATCCGTCCGACGGGTTGATCGCCCATCTGCACGGGCTCAATCTGCACCGCGCCTGGTGCTGGCAACGCCTCGCGCTGGCCGTCCCCGCCGACGATGATCGGATCGTCGCCATGCTCAGCGCGACACGCGGACACACCCACGCCCCGCTCCTACAGAGCACCGACAGCGTCTACGGGGTTGAGCATTTTCTGGCCTACTACGCCCTCCGCCTGCTCAGCTGA
- the ftsH gene encoding ATP-dependent zinc metalloprotease FtsH: MSRSATPGAPRDTPPKPAPPPPPGWRRWLLPIGLFITALLLLIPAMSRGTTPQELTYSNLLDRVNANHVTSVTIDNHGAVTGTLSGGKQFTSQIPTSLTTGTNDLQSALLTHHVKITGTQKSDSSVLGILLSFLPLLLILGLFVWSGRAARRSFAGGIGGVGRSRAKISDVERPKTRFADVAGYEGAKEEITEVVDFLRAPDRYTKVGAVGPRGVLMVGPPGTGKTLLARAVAGEADVPFLSITGSGFVELFVGVGASRVRDLFAEARKRAPSIIFIDEIDSIGGRRGGRGSFGGNDEREQTLNQLLGEMDGFDDEADVVVLAATNRPETLDSALLRPGRFDRQVVVPLPTQRERAAILAVHARDKQLAPDVDLDRVARATPGFSGADLANLLNEAAINAVRANRAVISAADLDAARDRALLGRRDASNALLPEERRSVAVHEAGHAMVAALSPNADPVAKVTILPAGMALGVTEQLPEAERHLYTENYLTDALAVKLGGRAAELIVLGQGSTGAANDLLGATQLATRMVVEFGLSTQLGPVSYSDPSASAGSGQEILGHPYSEGTQRVIDQEVARLVREAEQTALTLLQTHRAALDRLADLLLVEETVDGSVVLATLRDPDTTPQADGATDARAGAERLT, encoded by the coding sequence ATGAGCCGCTCTGCAACACCGGGCGCACCACGCGACACCCCACCGAAGCCCGCTCCGCCCCCACCGCCGGGGTGGCGCCGTTGGCTGCTGCCGATCGGGTTGTTCATCACGGCGTTGCTGCTGTTGATACCGGCCATGTCCCGCGGCACCACACCGCAAGAGCTCACCTACAGCAATCTTCTCGACCGTGTGAACGCCAACCATGTCACCTCGGTCACCATCGACAATCACGGCGCCGTCACCGGAACGCTGAGCGGCGGTAAGCAGTTCACCAGCCAGATTCCGACGAGTCTGACGACCGGGACGAACGATCTGCAGAGTGCGTTGCTCACCCACCACGTGAAGATCACCGGCACACAGAAGAGCGACTCTTCCGTGCTCGGCATCCTGCTCAGTTTCCTGCCGCTGCTGCTCATCCTCGGACTGTTCGTCTGGTCCGGTCGCGCCGCTCGTCGTTCGTTTGCCGGGGGGATCGGCGGCGTCGGTCGCTCACGCGCGAAGATCTCCGACGTAGAGCGCCCGAAGACCCGCTTCGCCGATGTCGCCGGATACGAGGGCGCGAAGGAGGAGATCACCGAAGTCGTCGACTTCCTCCGTGCTCCGGACAGATACACAAAGGTCGGCGCGGTCGGCCCGCGCGGGGTGCTCATGGTGGGTCCGCCGGGAACCGGTAAGACGTTGCTGGCCCGCGCGGTCGCGGGCGAGGCCGATGTCCCCTTCCTCTCGATCACCGGGTCAGGCTTCGTCGAACTCTTTGTCGGCGTCGGGGCATCTCGAGTGCGGGACCTGTTCGCCGAGGCACGCAAGCGCGCGCCGTCGATCATCTTCATCGACGAGATCGATTCGATCGGTGGCCGGCGCGGCGGTCGCGGCAGTTTCGGTGGCAACGACGAGCGCGAGCAGACGCTCAACCAGCTGCTGGGCGAGATGGACGGATTCGACGACGAGGCCGATGTCGTCGTGCTCGCCGCCACCAACCGGCCCGAGACGCTCGACTCTGCTCTGCTCCGGCCGGGTCGCTTCGACCGGCAGGTCGTGGTGCCCCTTCCGACCCAGCGGGAGCGAGCCGCGATCCTGGCGGTCCATGCCCGCGACAAGCAGCTCGCGCCCGACGTCGATCTCGACCGCGTTGCCCGGGCGACGCCCGGATTTTCCGGCGCCGATCTGGCCAACCTGCTCAACGAAGCGGCCATCAACGCCGTCCGGGCCAACCGTGCCGTGATAAGCGCGGCCGACCTGGATGCGGCCCGCGACCGGGCGCTGCTCGGCCGACGCGACGCATCCAACGCCTTGCTGCCCGAGGAACGGAGATCCGTGGCGGTGCACGAAGCCGGTCATGCGATGGTCGCGGCGCTGTCACCGAATGCCGACCCCGTGGCCAAAGTGACCATTCTCCCGGCAGGCATGGCTCTCGGCGTCACCGAGCAGCTACCCGAGGCCGAGCGCCACCTGTATACCGAGAACTACCTGACAGACGCGCTAGCAGTGAAGTTGGGTGGTCGCGCGGCCGAGCTGATCGTGCTCGGGCAGGGCTCGACCGGCGCTGCCAACGACCTTCTCGGAGCTACCCAACTCGCTACCCGAATGGTCGTCGAGTTCGGCCTCTCCACGCAGCTCGGCCCCGTGAGTTACTCCGATCCATCAGCTTCCGCGGGCTCCGGGCAAGAGATACTCGGCCATCCCTACTCCGAGGGCACGCAGCGCGTCATCGACCAGGAGGTCGCGCGCCTGGTTCGAGAAGCCGAGCAGACCGCGCTCACGTTGCTTCAGACCCACCGTGCGGCGCTCGATCGCCTCGCGGATCTCCTGCTTGTCGAGGAGACGGTGGACGGCAGCGTCGTGCTGGCCACCCTGCGCGACCCCGATACGACTCCGCAGGCCGATGGGGCGACCGACGCTCGGGCCGGAGCAGAACGACTCACGTGA
- a CDS encoding phosphotransferase yields the protein MTKEGSFKRAVRQRAQATGLRYTEARAALEKGRTSPFARTRPVEFAELRAHLETRYGISITSIAPIDDDPETRPRGSWVGHYPWTLVVKREDGSPWIARVFSSAADTVGRVEGDAEILRFLALQGFPAERPAHDSPVSVLEGSGVIVTEYVEGGRPTQSPAVLHELASLLGRLHKLPAAGGAVARDGGSEEHDGAYFAGRPKQDLAAAMSFLVSVEDAVAPEGREMFEWLRDKVEHADDAEGLPEAFTHGNYHAWAAVGSPGNLAIVGWAGSGRGPRLPALAWLLTTAGEGDGEGIDAAARGYREHVQLTGEEFERLPGVLAMRPLWLACLDYRQSARNGLTPTMDEGWIGWLARPEHAERLAARAIASLQG from the coding sequence ATGACCAAAGAGGGCAGTTTCAAGCGCGCAGTGCGTCAGCGGGCACAAGCGACCGGATTGCGGTACACCGAGGCCCGCGCCGCGCTGGAGAAGGGCCGCACGTCGCCGTTTGCTCGGACTCGCCCCGTCGAGTTCGCGGAACTGAGAGCGCACCTCGAGACGCGATACGGCATTAGCATCACCTCGATCGCGCCCATCGACGACGACCCGGAGACGCGGCCACGCGGGTCCTGGGTCGGCCACTACCCCTGGACGCTGGTCGTCAAGCGAGAGGACGGCTCGCCCTGGATCGCTCGAGTCTTCTCGTCGGCAGCGGACACGGTCGGCCGCGTCGAGGGCGATGCGGAGATCCTGCGGTTCCTGGCCTTACAGGGCTTCCCCGCCGAACGGCCCGCGCACGACAGTCCCGTGTCGGTGCTCGAGGGCAGCGGCGTGATCGTGACCGAGTACGTCGAGGGCGGACGCCCGACCCAGTCGCCGGCGGTGCTCCACGAGCTGGCGAGCCTGCTCGGCCGCCTGCACAAACTGCCGGCGGCCGGTGGTGCGGTCGCGCGGGACGGAGGGTCGGAGGAGCACGACGGCGCCTACTTCGCGGGACGACCGAAGCAGGATCTCGCGGCGGCGATGAGCTTTCTGGTGAGCGTCGAGGACGCCGTCGCTCCCGAGGGTCGCGAGATGTTCGAGTGGCTCCGCGACAAGGTCGAGCACGCCGACGACGCGGAAGGCCTGCCCGAGGCGTTCACCCACGGGAACTACCACGCATGGGCGGCCGTCGGCAGTCCGGGCAACCTCGCCATCGTCGGCTGGGCAGGGTCCGGGCGCGGACCCCGCCTGCCCGCCCTCGCCTGGCTGCTGACGACCGCCGGGGAGGGCGATGGGGAGGGTATCGACGCTGCCGCGCGCGGGTATCGCGAGCACGTTCAGCTCACCGGTGAGGAGTTCGAGCGGCTGCCCGGCGTACTGGCCATGCGACCGCTGTGGCTGGCGTGCCTCGACTACCGGCAGTCGGCGCGCAACGGGCTCACCCCGACGATGGACGAGGGGTGGATCGGCTGGCTCGCGCGCCCCGAGCACGCCGAACGACTAGCTGCCCGGGCGATCGCGTCGTTGCAAGGCTGA
- a CDS encoding ATP-binding protein, whose product MATPLAKTPFTLALPSGPYAPGRARDFVRDSSAFRTQSSRDSAVLMVSELVTNAVLHGRPPIVLTVERVWSGVQISVADDHPDEPVLGPPSRTAVVGRGMPVIDALAASWGVRRRPIGKSIWIRVADDEADPTTA is encoded by the coding sequence ATGGCTACGCCATTGGCCAAGACACCATTCACCCTTGCCTTGCCGAGCGGGCCGTACGCACCGGGCCGCGCGCGTGACTTCGTCCGGGACAGCTCGGCCTTCCGCACCCAGTCCTCGCGTGACTCGGCGGTGCTGATGGTCTCCGAGCTGGTCACCAATGCCGTGCTCCATGGCCGGCCGCCGATCGTTCTGACGGTCGAGCGGGTGTGGTCGGGCGTTCAGATCAGCGTCGCCGATGATCATCCCGATGAACCTGTGCTGGGGCCACCATCGCGCACAGCCGTGGTCGGCCGGGGGATGCCGGTCATCGACGCCCTCGCCGCCTCGTGGGGCGTACGCCGCCGCCCGATCGGCAAGTCCATCTGGATCCGTGTCGCCGACGACGAGGCAGACCCGACAACTGCATGA
- a CDS encoding VOC family protein: MTEPTDRIDYANLPAPDEGIVVTLFITVREVARSRDFYSRILGGTVVLPENPCMVKLSNSWIIMNPGGPPTPDKPGISVVDYQPGDTTSIFLNLRVADIQACYEEWKAKGAEFVTPPIDRGAETRCYIRDPDGYLIEVGQSTGLLHGKLAEKRPEDLPG, translated from the coding sequence ATGACAGAGCCCACAGACCGGATCGACTACGCCAATCTCCCCGCGCCCGACGAGGGCATTGTGGTGACGTTGTTCATCACGGTCCGCGAGGTCGCGCGGTCCCGGGACTTCTACTCGCGCATCCTGGGCGGCACTGTCGTCCTGCCCGAGAATCCGTGCATGGTCAAACTGTCCAATTCGTGGATCATCATGAACCCCGGCGGGCCGCCCACTCCCGACAAGCCAGGTATCTCGGTGGTCGACTACCAGCCCGGCGATACGACCTCGATCTTCCTCAACCTGCGGGTCGCCGACATCCAGGCCTGCTACGAGGAGTGGAAGGCCAAGGGCGCCGAATTCGTCACGCCACCGATCGACCGCGGCGCAGAGACCCGCTGCTACATACGGGATCCGGACGGATACCTCATCGAGGTCGGCCAGTCCACCGGACTGCTGCACGGCAAGCTCGCCGAGAAGCGCCCGGAGGACCTCCCCGGCTGA
- a CDS encoding ABC transporter ATP-binding protein gives MATAAAVRARGITKCFGNVVALDCIDLDVAQGQIHGLVGPNGAGKTTLLGLLLGLAVPDEGRVELLGMPVGRALTVPDGVTGFVDGPGLYPYLTARQNLAALAALRGHEARTAGIDEVLGQVGLADVANDRVRAFSLGMRQRLGLAAALLTKPRLLVLDEPSNGLDPAGKKHVHGVLTRLAADGTAVVVSSHRMDDLEALCSEVTILSTGRVVFSGPLSKLSAENGELDYRLLTSDPDAACRLTLSTPGLRIVDGRDAAERRAGFLVIRAAVPALDELVARLVHAGVAVRELAPVVSPLEAAFLALTEQEEVSR, from the coding sequence ATGGCGACAGCGGCGGCAGTCCGGGCCCGCGGGATCACGAAGTGTTTCGGCAATGTCGTCGCGCTCGACTGCATCGATCTCGACGTGGCACAGGGGCAGATCCATGGCCTGGTCGGGCCGAACGGCGCCGGGAAGACGACGTTGCTCGGCCTGCTGCTGGGTCTGGCCGTCCCCGACGAGGGCCGGGTCGAGCTTCTGGGAATGCCGGTCGGGCGGGCGCTGACGGTTCCCGACGGAGTCACCGGCTTCGTCGACGGGCCGGGCCTCTACCCCTACCTCACCGCGAGGCAGAACCTCGCCGCGCTGGCCGCTCTCCGCGGCCATGAGGCGCGCACAGCCGGTATTGACGAGGTGCTCGGTCAGGTCGGGCTCGCCGATGTCGCCAACGACCGGGTGCGCGCTTTCTCCCTCGGCATGCGCCAGCGGCTCGGGCTGGCCGCAGCGCTCCTGACCAAGCCGCGGCTACTGGTGCTCGACGAGCCGTCCAACGGTCTCGACCCCGCCGGCAAGAAGCACGTTCACGGTGTGCTCACCCGGCTCGCGGCGGACGGGACCGCCGTCGTGGTGTCCAGCCACCGGATGGACGACCTCGAGGCACTGTGCTCCGAGGTCACCATTCTGTCGACCGGACGGGTCGTCTTCTCCGGTCCGCTGAGCAAGCTGTCCGCCGAGAACGGCGAACTCGACTACCGGCTCCTCACCTCCGACCCGGACGCCGCCTGCCGACTGACTCTCAGCACGCCCGGCCTCCGCATCGTCGATGGCCGCGATGCCGCGGAGCGGCGGGCCGGATTCCTCGTGATACGCGCGGCGGTACCGGCCCTCGACGAACTGGTGGCGCGGCTCGTGCACGCCGGCGTCGCGGTGCGCGAGCTCGCGCCCGTGGTGTCTCCGCTCGAGGCGGCCTTCCTCGCTCTGACAGAGCAGGAAGAGGTCAGCCGATGA